The following coding sequences are from one Acidimicrobiia bacterium window:
- a CDS encoding ABC transporter permease, with product MATTNPESSSGLTSVNAVLSTREYLAAMWNRREFAIEVPLQQLRTTHQTTLLGNVWHLGNPLLFVAVYYLIFGVIFEVNRGVDHF from the coding sequence TTGGCAACCACGAACCCTGAATCATCATCCGGCTTGACCTCGGTCAACGCCGTCCTATCGACTCGCGAGTACCTCGCGGCTATGTGGAATCGTCGGGAATTCGCTATTGAGGTGCCCCTGCAGCAACTCCGCACCACCCACCAGACCACGCTGCTCGGCAACGTATGGCATCTTGGTAACCCTTTGCTGTTCGTGGCCGTTTATTACCTCATCTTCGGTGTGATATTCGAAGTCAACCGGGGAGTCGATCACTTC
- a CDS encoding MFS transporter, translated as MSQAVAPLRIRQFRSLWLASVVSNVGSFLQAVAGSWLMLELTGSATWVGFMVASTTLPLLFLALTAGALADLVDRAKLLLVSQIVMGSAAAAMAIITYTSQISPAVLLTLGLVLGVGMAFNLPAWQAMVPDLVPRGMVASAVALNSVAFNVARAVGPALGGLIVATAGPELAFGLNAISYAGVIVVLAFMRRSLTESEKETNSMANAIALGVRYARFTKPFRRLLLLAALFAMTSAVVQSVLPSRTEELGGTATAYGLMLGAMGLGALMAAFLREVVVSRLGVHSLPATIGLFGLAGVAVGAAPSVAWSMVALVVAGAAWVWTLTTTNATAQLMAPEWVRGRAMSLYSLAFVGVLPIGSILAGTVADLIGAGPSMMVFSAGSLVLAVLAPRLGIPALADVSTPEFTAGPVLGHAITEGGPVMIVNTWDVDTGNLDAFAEIMAEVRLVRLRTGAYRWRLYRNAEDPHRLSEVFLTVSWEQHLAQHRRIDDASAGLLREARKLDRAGSPVSRHLVAVDVEAPDGW; from the coding sequence ATGTCACAGGCAGTTGCTCCTCTTCGTATTCGACAGTTCAGGTCACTTTGGCTGGCCTCGGTTGTCTCGAACGTTGGGTCGTTCCTCCAGGCTGTTGCAGGCTCGTGGCTCATGTTGGAACTTACGGGTTCGGCGACCTGGGTCGGATTCATGGTGGCGTCGACGACCCTGCCCCTCCTCTTCCTGGCGCTTACCGCCGGGGCACTTGCCGACCTCGTCGATCGGGCCAAGCTTCTGCTCGTTTCCCAGATCGTCATGGGATCGGCCGCAGCCGCCATGGCGATCATTACCTACACCAGCCAGATCAGCCCCGCCGTCCTGCTCACACTCGGGCTCGTCCTCGGAGTTGGCATGGCGTTCAACCTGCCTGCCTGGCAAGCCATGGTCCCCGACCTGGTCCCCAGGGGTATGGTCGCTAGCGCCGTCGCCTTGAACTCGGTGGCATTCAATGTCGCGAGGGCGGTCGGTCCGGCGCTCGGTGGTCTTATCGTCGCCACGGCAGGTCCCGAACTGGCCTTTGGGCTCAATGCCATCAGCTATGCCGGGGTGATCGTTGTGTTGGCCTTCATGCGACGGAGCCTGACCGAGTCTGAAAAAGAGACAAACTCGATGGCCAACGCGATTGCCCTGGGAGTTCGCTACGCCCGATTCACTAAGCCCTTTCGGAGGCTCCTTCTGCTGGCGGCTCTCTTCGCGATGACCTCGGCTGTAGTGCAGTCGGTGCTGCCGAGCCGGACCGAGGAACTCGGTGGCACTGCCACGGCCTATGGGTTGATGCTCGGAGCGATGGGCCTTGGCGCTCTCATGGCGGCCTTCTTGCGTGAGGTGGTCGTGTCGCGGCTCGGAGTCCATTCGCTGCCGGCCACCATTGGCCTGTTCGGATTGGCCGGGGTAGCGGTGGGGGCCGCTCCGTCGGTGGCATGGTCGATGGTCGCACTGGTCGTAGCCGGGGCGGCCTGGGTGTGGACACTGACCACGACCAATGCCACGGCCCAGTTGATGGCTCCCGAGTGGGTACGGGGTCGGGCGATGAGTTTGTACTCGCTGGCCTTTGTCGGCGTGCTACCGATTGGCTCGATTCTCGCCGGCACCGTAGCGGACCTGATCGGGGCAGGTCCATCCATGATGGTGTTCTCAGCAGGTTCGCTGGTGCTGGCGGTGCTGGCGCCTCGCCTCGGGATTCCGGCCCTGGCTGACGTGTCGACGCCCGAGTTCACCGCCGGGCCGGTTTTGGGCCATGCCATAACCGAGGGCGGTCCCGTCATGATTGTCAACACCTGGGATGTCGACACTGGCAACCTCGACGCATTTGCCGAGATCATGGCCGAGGTTCGCCTGGTACGCCTGCGAACTGGAGCCTATCGGTGGCGGTTGTACCGAAATGCCGAAGACCCACATCGGCTAAGTGAAGTGTTTCTAACCGTCTCGTGGGAGCAGCACCTTGCCCAGCATCGACGAATAGATGACGCGTCGGCCGGCCTATTGCGTGAAGCTCGAAAGCTCGACCGGGCGGGATCGCCTGTCAGTCGTCACCTCGTGGCGGTCGACGTCGAGGCCCCCGATGGTTGGGA